The sequence below is a genomic window from Candidatus Krumholzibacteriia bacterium.
CCGTAGCCGGTGACGTCGGTGCAGGCGTGCACCGTGAACCCCTGCAGTGCCGCGGCAGCATCGCGGTTCAGCATCGCCATGAGGGCCACGATGGCGGCCTCGCGTTCCGGGGGCAGGAGATCCCGCATGAGCGCGGTGGTGAAGATCCCCGTCCCCAGCGGCTTGGTGAGGACGAGCACGTCACCGGGACGCGCCCCGACGTTGCGCAGGATGCGATCGCGTCGCACCCGGCCGGTGGCGACGAGGCCATACTTGGGTTCCGGGTCGTCGATGGAATGGCCGCCGACGATGGCGATGCCGGCCTCGCGCACCTTGTCGGCGCCGCCGCGCAGGATGTCGCCGAGGATACGGAAGGGCAGCTTCTGCGCCGGGAAAGCCACGATGTTGAGGGCGAAGAGCGGCTCGGCGCCCATGGCGTACAGATCGGAGAGCGCGTTCGCCGCCGCCACTTGCCCGAAGTGATAGGGATCGTCGACGAGAGGCGTGAAGAAATCCACCGTCTGCACGAGGGCCTGCTCACCGTCCCAGGCGAAGACGGCGGCATCGTCGCCGGTGGATGTGCCGACGAGGACGCGAGGATCGGTGATCTCCGGAAGCGCGCGCAGGACCTGCGCCAGGTCTTCCGGGTGCAGCTTGCAAGCTCAGCCGGCGCCGTGACTGAGAGCGGTCAAACGCACGGTTTCCATACTGACCTCCAACGCTTGCCGCCACCGCGGCGCGTCTGTGCGCCATGCTAGCGAAGGTGCGCCGGCGCCGCAACGCCGGCCACGTTGACGCCTCCGGGGGCCGCCGTTATCCTGCGTGCATGCGTCTCTCGGATCGCAAGATCGACTCGCTGGCCGACAAGATCCTGCACTGGCTGCAGGACAACCAGGACGTGCAGTGTCTCGCCGGCCCCGAGGTGCTGCGCACGGCCATCGTCGAGGAATTCCGCGAGGAGAAGGAGCTCGAGCGCCGCCTCGACGAAGAGGTGGACCGCATCATGACGCAGAACGAGACGCGCATGCGTCACGAGGGTATCGACAACTGGGTGATGCGCAAGAAGATCCGCCAGCAGCTGGCGCGCGAGCGGGGCATCGTGCTCTGACGAAGGGGTGGAAGCGTGCGGTTGACCGCCGAGAAGATGGCGCACCTGGCGCAGCGCCTGGTGGATCGCCTCTGGGGCGACGACCTCATCGACTTCAAGATGCAGGAGCGGGACCTGCGCCACCAGATCGCGCAGCTGCTGGAGGAAGATCTGCGCATCGAGGACGAGATCGCCAACGAGGCGATCGAGCGCATCCAGAGCTACAAGCGCGACATCCCCTACGGCTCCGACGAGTGGCGCATTCTCTACGACCGTTTCTTCGGCGAGATCGCCACCCGCCGCGGCTACACCCTCTAAAAGCCGCATCACCTGAGCGCCGCAGGACCCGCCACGTCACCGCGTCGACCCGGCGCCAGCGCAGGGCGTCGAGGCTGCGGCGCGCGGCGCTGCCCGGCGGGCGCTACGGAACGCTCACCGGCGGGACGTCGTCCCAGGCCGGGACCAGGAGGCGGGCGGCGGCCCCCTGCTGGGAGACCCAGATCTCGCTCCGCATCCCGTGCGCGCCTCGATGGTGGCGGAGAAAGGCGCTGCCGCCCCCTGGACCGGCCACGGCGGCGCTCTCCTCGCCGTCGCCGGGACGGCGCACGGTTCGCGTCGCCGCCCCTGCCGTCGCCAAGCTGACGAGGGGCGTGGCGCGCGCCGGTTCCGCCTGCACCCGGAACAGCTGCCCCACCGCATCGGCCCACAGACACTGGGTGCGGTCCAGCCAGTGCACGCCGCTCTGCTGCCGGCCGTCCGGGCGTGCCGGACGGGGCAGGAACGACTCGCTCAACCGCGTCGCCTGCGCCAAGTCGGAAAGCCAGAGCGTGACGACCTGGCTGCCGCCTTTCGCGTCCAGTTCCTCGTAGAGCCCGACGACGACGAGGCTCGAATCGCTGTTCACCGCCAGGGCATTCGGCAGGCAGCGGTCGACCACGACATCCACCCGCTCCGGTGCGGCGAGGACGAAACGGAAAGCCGCGCTGGCGCTCGGACGCTCCAGGCAAAGACGCTGTCCGCTCCGGCGCTCCACGCAGGTGCTGCGCACGAAGCTGCCGCTGGACAGCGCGAAGGGTTGGGCCACGTTGTGTTCGTCCCACCAGCGCAACGCTTCGGCGCCGGCGAACACCCCCGGGAACCGTTCCAGTCCTGCCTCGGTCCGCCGCCAGAAAGCGTGCTCGCCGCTGTCGCGCTGGATCGTCCACAGCAGCAGCGCCCCGCGCTCGTCGTTGCCGAGGGCGCGAAGGAAGGTGCGGGACACCGCCGGCAGGAAGGCAAGGGGCCGGAGCTTCGGCGCCTGCAGGTCCAGGTCGTAGACACCGAAGTCGTCGCGGCAGAGCACCCGCCGGCTCACCGGGCTCCAGCTCGCGTCGCGCACGCGCGGCTCGAGGCTGGTGACCACACCACTTTGAAGGTCCACCTGCAGGAGCTGCGCCGCGCTGCTATCCCCGGCGGTGAAGCGGAGCGCCGTGCCCTCGGCGTTCCACTCCAAGGCGGCGAAGGTGCAGTCTGCGGCTCCGGCGGGAGAACGGGCGGCGGCGAGCGCCAGGGCCAGGCTCACCACGAGCGCGGCAGCACGCCGCGCCAGTGCTCGAGCTGCAACCGGCCGGCGCGACGCTCGTGGTCGATGGCGATGAGATCGATCCGCACCTGCTCCGCCCAAGGGTGGCGCGCCAGCAGGGCTTGCGCGGCGCGGAGAAGACGCTGTTCCTGCCGGCGCGAGAGTGCGTCCCGCGCCGGAACGAGGCCGTCGGTCCGCAGCTTCACCTCCACCAGGACGAGACAGCGCCCCTCGCGCCCGAGCAAGTCGATTTCCACCTCGGCGTGCCGGACGTTGCGCTGCAGCACCGCGCAACCTTGCAGCTCCAGGTAGCAGGCGGCGATCTCCTCGCCCTGTCGGCCCGGCGAAAGCATCCTCCCTCTCCCCCGCAAGAGCGGCGTGGCGCCACGAGCAAAGCGCTCGCCGTGTTCTTGCCCTGTCCGAGAGGAGGAGCACGCCGGGCACCGTCGCCTCCGTTCACACTGGGTGTCCGCGCCGGGATGGGGCTTCTGCCCAGGGGAAGGTGCCCTGACGGGCCTGCAGGGCTTCTGCTGCGAGGAAACCACAGAAGCCGCGCCGGTGCACCGGTGACAAGCCGAGCTGGCGCAACGCCTGCACGTGCGCTTCCGTCGCGTAGCCCTTGTGTTGCGCGAAGCCGTAGCCTGGGTAGCGCTGGTCGAGCCGGCGCATCGCGCGATCCCGGGCACACTTGGCGAGCACCGACGCGGCGGCGACGGCGAGCGAGGTGCTGTCGCCGCGCACGAGAGTGCGAAGGCGCGTGCTCCAGCCCGCGGGCAAGCGGGGCTCGCGATTGCCATCCACGAGCACGGTCCAGGGTTGCACCGAGAGCGCCGCGAGGGCGCGGGCCTGGGCCCGCAGCATGGCATTCAGGATATTGAGGCGATCGATGCAGCGCGGCGACACCCGCGCCAGGGCAAAGGCGATGGCGCCGGCACGGATGGCGCTTTCGCACCGCCGCCGCGCCGCCGCCGTCATCTGTTTGGAATCGTAGAGTTCGGGAAGGTCGAAGCTGGCGGGGAGGATGACCGCAGCCGCCACCACGGGACCGGCGAGGGGGCCCACACCCGCTTCGTCCACGCCCGCCAACCGGCCCTGCTCCCACGCCGTGGGGTCCACGTCGTGGTCGAAGGCCTGCAAGCGCTGGAAGCGCCGCTGGCGCGCCAGGACCCCAGCCTCCACACCCGCCCCCTGCGTCGCGCCGCCGCTCGGGACGGCGGCCTACTCGCTCTCCTCGCGCTGCTCCCGGATACGGGCTGCTTTGCCCTTGCGACCGCGCAGGTAGTACAAGCGTGCCCGGCGCACTTTGCCGCGGCGCACCACGCGCACCTCGGCGATGTTGGGCGAGTGCAGCGGGAAGACGCGCTCGACGCCGATCCCGGCGCTCACCTTGCGCACCGTGAAGGTGGCGCGGTTGCGCGTGTTCGCTTTCTGGATGACGACGCCCTGGAAGGGCTGCAAGCGTTCCTTGTTGCCCTCCACGACCTTGACCTGCACGCGCACCGTGTCACCCACCTCGAAGGCCGGAGTGGCTTCCTTCATCTGCTTGGCCTCGAGGGCCTCGACGATCTTCATCCTCGGTTCCTCCACTCAAGTCTGCGGCGTCTTCTCTCCGGGCGCGCCGTCTTGCTTCGCCGTGCCGCCTTCGCTTCCTGAACCTTCTTGCAGGTCGGGCCGGCGCTCGCGGGTGCGCGCCGTCGCCTCATCCCGTCGCCAGGCCTCGATGCGCGCATGGTGCCCCGAGAGCAGGACCTCGGGGACCTGCAGACCGCGGTATTCGGCGGGCCGCGTATAGTAGGCGCAATCGAGCCCGCCGTTCCAGCCCGGGCTGAAGGAATCGCTCGCCGCCGACTCCTCGTCCCCCATGGCCCCGGGGAGCAGGCGCACCATGGCGTCGATCACCACCAGGCAGGCGGGCTCGCCCCCCGAGAGGACGTAGTCCCCCACCGAGAGCTCCTCGGTCACCACCAGATGGCGGACGCGCTCGTCCATTCCCTTGTAACGGCCGCAGACGAAGACGACTTCGGGCAGCTGCGCCAGCGCCGCCGCCTTCGACTGGGTCAGCGTGGGCCCTTGGGGCGAGAGCAGGAGCACCGGCAGCTGCCGCGGGTTCCCTGGGCCGGTGAGGTTTTCCACCGCCTCCACCAGCGGCTCCGGACGCAGGATCATCCCCGGGCCGCCGCCGTAGGCGTAATCGTCCACGCTCTTGTGCCGGTCGCGGCTCCAGTCGCGCGGGTTGGCGAAGCGGAACTGCACCAGTCCTTGGGCCCGGGCGCGGTGGATCAGGCCCGCCCCCAAGGGCGAGGTGAAGAAGTCAGGGAACAAGGTGACGATGGAGATCCGCATGCCTACAGCTCCAGGAGACCCGGCACGGGCTCGATGCGCAGGATCCGGCGCTCCAGGTCGAGCTCGCGCACGAAGGCCGGCACATCGGGAACGAGATACTCCCGCGTCTCGCTGCGCACCACGAAGACCGGATGGGCCGGCAGATGCAGGATCGCTTCCACCCGTCCGAGGATGGAATCGTCCGGCAGGCGCACTTCGAAGCCGAGCCGCTGGAAGTTCCGCGGCTCCGCCGGCGGCGGCACGTCCATGCCCTCAGCATCGATGGCGAGCACCGCCCCCACCAGATCCTCCGCTTCCTCGCGCCGCGTCACCCCGGCGAGACGCAGCGCCCGCATGCCGGCGCTGTGGGTGCGCGCCCCTTCGAGTTGCACCGGCCGGCGCTCCTCCCCGCGGACCAGATGGAGCTTGGCGCTGTCCAGGGCCGCGGCCCAGAAGTCTTCGCTCTCCTGCAGCTTCAGTTCCCCTGTGAGCCCCAAGGGCTTCACCAGCGTGCCGAGAACGATTTCCACCGCCATCACTCCTTGATCTCCAGCACGGCCTTGCAGCCGCGGCGCTGCGCCGCCGCCGACAGCAGCAAACGCAGGGCATGCGCGGTCCGCCCGTGCTTGCCGATGACCTTGCCCAGGTCGGCGGGAGCCACGGAGAGCTCGAACACGACCGCGCCCTCGGTGCGGCGCTCGTGCACTTGCACCGCCGCTGGATCGTCCACCAGCGTGCGGGCGACGAACTCCAGGAGCCTTTGCATCAGGATGCCGCAGCCGCCTGCGCCTTGCTCTTGGCCTTCTTCGACAGGCGCGGTTTGCGCTTCTTCTCGGTCCGGGTGGCGAGGCGGGCGCCGACACGCTGCGTCGCCTCTTCCGCGCTCAGCCCCTGGCGCAGGAGCTGCCACTTCTCCAGGACGCCGCCGCGCTGCAGGAGACGCCGCACCGTGGCCGAGGGCTCGGCCCCCCGTTCGAGCCATTGGAGCAGGCGCGCCTCGTCGAGCTGCGTCTTGGCCGGGGTGCGCAGCGGATCGTAGTACCCCAGCTCTTGGATGAAGCGGCCGTCGCGCTGCTTGCGGCTGTCGATGGCCACGAGACGATAGAAGGGCCGATTGGTTCCGCCCATCCGTTTCAAGCGGAGCTTGACCGACAAAGAGAACCTCCATTCCATGCGCCGCCCGAGGCGGCTCTAGTGACGCTTGCGCTTGCTGCCGTAGCGCCGCCGCGCCGGACCGGCCGCCACACTGCGGGCGGCAGTGCGCACGGCCTGGCGTGGATTCGCCGTCATGCTCTTCATCATGCGTTGCATCTGCTCGAACTGCGTCAACAACTGATTCACTTCCTGCACGCTGGTGCCGCTCCCCCGGGCGATGCGCCGGCGCCGCGAACCGTCGATGAGCCGCGGGCTGCGCCGCTCCGCCGGGGTCATGGAGTGCACGATTCCCTGCACCCGATGCAGCTGGCGCGCTTCGATCTGCTGCCGTGCCTGGGCCAGGGCCGCCGCCGGAACGCCAGGAAGGAGACCCAGGACCTTGTCCAGCGGCCCCATCTTGCGCATCGCCTGCAGCTGCTCCAGGAAATCTTCCAGCGTCAGCTTCTCTCGGCGCAGCTTGCGTTCCAGCTGCTGCGCCTGTTCCTCGTCGTAAACCTCTTGCGCCTTCTCCACCAGGGTGAGCACGTCACCCATGCCGAGGATGCGCTGCGCCATCCGTTCCGGATGGAAGGTCTCCAGATCCTCCAGGCCCTCACCGACGCCGACGAGCTTGATGGGTTTGCCGAGCACCGTGCGCAGCGACAGCGCCGCGCCGCCGCGGGCGTCGCCGTCGAGCTTGGTCAGCGCCACCCCGGTGAGGGCCAGGCGGCGGTCGAACTCCTGCGCCACCCGCAGCGCTTCCTGCCCGGTCATGGCATCGAGGACGAGGAGCGTTTCCTGCGGCGGCACCGCAGCGCGCACCGCTTCGAGCTCGTGCATCAGCGCGTCGTCCACGTGCAGGCGGCCGGCGCTGTCGACGATGAGCACGTCGCGCAGCTGCTCGCGGGCGGCCCGTCGCGCCTGGCGGGCGATCTCGGGCACATCGCTCAGCTCGGGGCGGGAAAAGACCGGGATCCCCGCTTGCTGGCCGAGCATCTCCAGCTGCGCCGCTGCCGCGGGACGATAGACGTCGGCAGCTGCGAGGAGCGGCTTGTGCCCGCGCCGCAGCAGCAGCGCCCCGAGCTTGGCCGCCAGCGTCGTCTTTCCCGAACCCTGCAGACCCACGAGCAGCAGCACCGCCGGCGGCGGTCCGGAGAGCAGCAGATCCTCGGTGCGGCCGCCGAGGAGGGCCACCAGCTCCTCGTGCACGATCTTGATCAGCAGCTGTCCCGGCTGCAGGCTGCGGAGCACCTCCTGACCGAGGGCTTTTTCCTGCACCCGGGTGACGAAGTCCCGCGCCACCTGCAGCTGCACGTCCGCCTCGAGGAGCGCGGTGCGCACTTCGCGCAGGCTCTCGGCGATGTTCGTCTCGCTGAGGAGCGCCTCGCCGCGCCAGCGGCGGAAGACGCCATCCAGACGTTGACTCAGGACCTCGAACACGAGTGCCTCGGATTGGTGTGCAGGTCGGACTCGAGCGGCCGCAAACGCTTCAGGGTAGCGGCGCCCGCAGGCAGGTTCAAGCGGAAAGTCCGCTCCCGGCGGCGCGGAGCGCCTCGATGCGCGCCCCGTAGGGCGGCCGGCGGAAGATGGCGGTCCCGGCCACGAGGACGTCCACACCGGCCCGGCGCGCCAGGATCGCGGTCTCTGCATCGATGCCGCCATCCATCTCGACGGCGAAAGCCAGGCCGCGCTCACGGCGCCAGCGCACCGCCTCTTCTACCTTGGACAGGACTTCCGGGCGGAAGGCCTGGCCGCCGTGGCCGGGCTGCACGCTCATCACCAGGAGCAGGTCGATGCTGGCGAGGTGAGCGGTGAAAGGAGCGAGCGGGGTGGCGGGATTGAGTGCCAGACCCACCCGCGCGCCGCTCCGGCGCACTGCTTCCAGCGTGCCACCCACGTCCGCCGCCGCTTCGGCGTGCACGGTGATGCCGTCGCAACCAGCGGCGCGGAAGGCCTCCACGTAGCGCCCAGGTTCTTGGACCATGAGGTGGGCGTCGAGGTAGAGCCGTGTCATCTGGCGCAGGCCGCGGATGACCACGGGGCCGATAGTGATGTTGTCGACGAACTGTCCGTCCATCACGTCCAGATGCAGGAGGTCGGCGCCGGCCGCTTCGACCGCGGCAACCTCTGCGTCGATGCGGCTCCAGTCGGCGGCGAGGAGCGACGGCGCCACAGCGGGGGTGTCAGTCGGGTGTGGACGCCACGAGGTCAATCGATTCTCCCCGCATGATGAGCGCACCCGCCGCCGGGAAGTGCTCCAGCACCGTACCAGGATAGGCTCCGGCCTTGCTGCGATAGGTGACCCGGCCGACGCGGAAGCCCTGGGCTTCGATCTGCTTGCGCGCTTCCTCCAAGGAACGCCCGCCGAAGTCCGGGACGAGAAATGGCTCCGGGTGACCGCTGGTGGCGACGACGAGATCCACCTTGCCACCGCTCGTCACCGGCTCGCCGGGGCGTGGGCGCATCGCCTGCACCACCTGGCCCTCGGCGTCCGCATCCTGGCGGGCGTAGACCTTGGAGATGCGGCCGACGCTGAGATGGGCGTTCTCGAGCTGCAAGGTGGCTTGCCGCAGCGACAAGCCGCGCACGTCGGGGAGGCTCACCTGCTCGGTGCCGAGGCTCACGTGCACGCGGAGCGTGCGCCCCGGTTTCACCACGCCACCGGCGGCGGGGATCTGCACCAGCACTTGATTGTTGGGGACACCGTCAGCGTGGCGCCGATCCTCCACGCGGAGTTGCAAACCGAGCTTGGTGCAGACAGCTTGCGCTTCCTCGAGACCGAGCCCGACCAATTCGGGGACGGTGACCATGGCGCCGTGCTGGACGAAGCGCGGCATGACGATGGTGTTGAAAACGAGGACACCCAGGGCGAAAGCACCGGCCAGAGCGGCGAGCAAAATCAGGAAACGGCGCATGCACACTCCTCAGGGAGCGCGGCGCCAACGGGCGACGAAACCGCCGTCCACGCCGTGACGCTGCGGCAACAGATACAGAATCCCCGGACCGGAACGCAACTCCGGCGCCGCCGGCCCCGACTCGAGGGCGAACTCCGGATGCTGCGCGCTGAAAGCGCTGGCCACGGCCTCGGTCTCCTCCGGTTCGAAGCTGCAGACGCTATAGACC
It includes:
- the ffh gene encoding signal recognition particle protein yields the protein MFEVLSQRLDGVFRRWRGEALLSETNIAESLREVRTALLEADVQLQVARDFVTRVQEKALGQEVLRSLQPGQLLIKIVHEELVALLGGRTEDLLLSGPPPAVLLLVGLQGSGKTTLAAKLGALLLRRGHKPLLAAADVYRPAAAAQLEMLGQQAGIPVFSRPELSDVPEIARQARRAAREQLRDVLIVDSAGRLHVDDALMHELEAVRAAVPPQETLLVLDAMTGQEALRVAQEFDRRLALTGVALTKLDGDARGGAALSLRTVLGKPIKLVGVGEGLEDLETFHPERMAQRILGMGDVLTLVEKAQEVYDEEQAQQLERKLRREKLTLEDFLEQLQAMRKMGPLDKVLGLLPGVPAAALAQARQQIEARQLHRVQGIVHSMTPAERRSPRLIDGSRRRRIARGSGTSVQEVNQLLTQFEQMQRMMKSMTANPRQAVRTAARSVAAGPARRRYGSKRKRH
- a CDS encoding KH domain-containing protein; its protein translation is MQRLLEFVARTLVDDPAAVQVHERRTEGAVVFELSVAPADLGKVIGKHGRTAHALRLLLSAAAQRRGCKAVLEIKE
- the rpe gene encoding ribulose-phosphate 3-epimerase, giving the protein MTSWRPHPTDTPAVAPSLLAADWSRIDAEVAAVEAAGADLLHLDVMDGQFVDNITIGPVVIRGLRQMTRLYLDAHLMVQEPGRYVEAFRAAGCDGITVHAEAAADVGGTLEAVRRSGARVGLALNPATPLAPFTAHLASIDLLLVMSVQPGHGGQAFRPEVLSKVEEAVRWRRERGLAFAVEMDGGIDAETAILARRAGVDVLVAGTAIFRRPPYGARIEALRAAGSGLSA
- a CDS encoding YraN family protein; the protein is MLSPGRQGEEIAACYLELQGCAVLQRNVRHAEVEIDLLGREGRCLVLVEVKLRTDGLVPARDALSRRQEQRLLRAAQALLARHPWAEQVRIDLIAIDHERRAGRLQLEHWRGVLPRSW
- the rplS gene encoding 50S ribosomal protein L19; protein product: MKIVEALEAKQMKEATPAFEVGDTVRVQVKVVEGNKERLQPFQGVVIQKANTRNRATFTVRKVSAGIGVERVFPLHSPNIAEVRVVRRGKVRRARLYYLRGRKGKAARIREQREESE
- the selD gene encoding selenide, water dikinase SelD, which codes for MEVSMETVRLTALSHGAGUACKLHPEDLAQVLRALPEITDPRVLVGTSTGDDAAVFAWDGEQALVQTVDFFTPLVDDPYHFGQVAAANALSDLYAMGAEPLFALNIVAFPAQKLPFRILGDILRGGADKVREAGIAIVGGHSIDDPEPKYGLVATGRVRRDRILRNVGARPGDVLVLTKPLGTGIFTTALMRDLLPPEREAAIVALMAMLNRDAAAALQGFTVHACTDVTGYGLLGHLHSMLRGSGVGARLDAGAIPFVTEVLELAGRGCVPGGSRANLEAVRSQVDFGGLAEAERQVLADAQTSGGLLAAVPESEAEALVAALARARTPERAVIGRIVAAAAGQAGHIAIDGRLTRAVTL
- the trmD gene encoding tRNA (guanosine(37)-N1)-methyltransferase TrmD; translated protein: MRISIVTLFPDFFTSPLGAGLIHRARAQGLVQFRFANPRDWSRDRHKSVDDYAYGGGPGMILRPEPLVEAVENLTGPGNPRQLPVLLLSPQGPTLTQSKAAALAQLPEVVFVCGRYKGMDERVRHLVVTEELSVGDYVLSGGEPACLVVIDAMVRLLPGAMGDEESAASDSFSPGWNGGLDCAYYTRPAEYRGLQVPEVLLSGHHARIEAWRRDEATARTRERRPDLQEGSGSEGGTAKQDGAPGEKTPQT
- the rimM gene encoding ribosome maturation factor RimM (Essential for efficient processing of 16S rRNA); the protein is MAVEIVLGTLVKPLGLTGELKLQESEDFWAAALDSAKLHLVRGEERRPVQLEGARTHSAGMRALRLAGVTRREEAEDLVGAVLAIDAEGMDVPPPAEPRNFQRLGFEVRLPDDSILGRVEAILHLPAHPVFVVRSETREYLVPDVPAFVRELDLERRILRIEPVPGLLEL
- a CDS encoding PASTA domain-containing protein, whose protein sequence is MRRFLILLAALAGAFALGVLVFNTIVMPRFVQHGAMVTVPELVGLGLEEAQAVCTKLGLQLRVEDRRHADGVPNNQVLVQIPAAGGVVKPGRTLRVHVSLGTEQVSLPDVRGLSLRQATLQLENAHLSVGRISKVYARQDADAEGQVVQAMRPRPGEPVTSGGKVDLVVATSGHPEPFLVPDFGGRSLEEARKQIEAQGFRVGRVTYRSKAGAYPGTVLEHFPAAGALIMRGESIDLVASTPD
- a CDS encoding ribonuclease HII, translated to MEAGVLARQRRFQRLQAFDHDVDPTAWEQGRLAGVDEAGVGPLAGPVVAAAVILPASFDLPELYDSKQMTAAARRRCESAIRAGAIAFALARVSPRCIDRLNILNAMLRAQARALAALSVQPWTVLVDGNREPRLPAGWSTRLRTLVRGDSTSLAVAAASVLAKCARDRAMRRLDQRYPGYGFAQHKGYATEAHVQALRQLGLSPVHRRGFCGFLAAEALQARQGTFPWAEAPSRRGHPV